Proteins encoded in a region of the Moritella marina ATCC 15381 genome:
- the prmC gene encoding peptide chain release factor N(5)-glutamine methyltransferase codes for MNTIAQILQWAVKQLTDSESPKLDAEVILCFLLEKDRSYLFAWDDKVLDDEIISRFSALITRRQAGEPVAHILGYREFWSLELEVSADTLIPRPDTEVLVEQALACMPTQTCQVLDLGTGTGAIALALASESPQARVTAIEYNQSAAALARRNAKRCGLDVEVLQGSWFEPLQSGLRFDVIVSNPPYIEAHDPHLAMGDVRFEPLTALVADEDGLADLKHIISHGYAFLNAGGWLLVEHGFEQGAAVRDLFIAADYHQVITHKDYGNNDRITVGQRKEA; via the coding sequence GTGAACACAATTGCACAAATACTGCAGTGGGCTGTCAAGCAGCTCACTGACAGCGAAAGCCCCAAACTTGATGCTGAAGTCATTCTTTGTTTCCTATTAGAGAAAGATCGCAGTTATCTTTTCGCCTGGGATGATAAAGTGCTCGATGATGAAATTATCAGCCGCTTCTCTGCTCTTATCACCCGTCGTCAGGCTGGTGAGCCGGTTGCACATATTCTTGGTTACCGTGAATTTTGGTCATTAGAATTAGAAGTCTCTGCCGATACTTTAATTCCTCGGCCGGATACGGAAGTATTAGTCGAACAAGCGCTTGCTTGTATGCCGACGCAAACTTGCCAAGTATTAGATTTAGGGACTGGTACGGGAGCGATAGCACTGGCGCTGGCATCAGAATCTCCGCAGGCTAGGGTTACCGCGATTGAGTATAACCAAAGTGCTGCAGCATTAGCGCGTCGCAATGCCAAACGTTGTGGTCTTGATGTTGAAGTGTTGCAGGGGAGTTGGTTTGAACCTTTGCAAAGCGGGCTACGTTTTGATGTGATAGTCAGTAATCCACCTTATATCGAAGCGCATGATCCGCATCTGGCGATGGGCGATGTGCGTTTTGAGCCGTTAACGGCATTAGTCGCTGACGAAGATGGTCTTGCTGATCTAAAGCATATAATTAGCCACGGTTATGCATTCTTAAATGCGGGTGGTTGGTTACTCGTCGAACATGGCTTTGAACAAGGTGCTGCGGTACGCGATTTATTTATCGCCGCGGATTACCACCAGGTTATTACTCATAAAGATTATGGTAATAATGATCGTATTACTGTCGGACAACGAAAAGAAGCCTAA
- a CDS encoding SirB2 family protein, whose translation MMDIFISLHLATLLLSVLMYFVNFAFTVKQSPYLEHAGFIKSRKVIDMITIMMIALVCMASGRAPFVDTVMTEKLLSTLAIAFMVFMSLQQGKNLFFRCFAFAGSIGWLFYVYSLAVNGEAYLLR comes from the coding sequence ATGATGGATATTTTTATTTCGTTACATCTTGCGACGCTATTACTAAGCGTGTTGATGTATTTTGTAAATTTTGCCTTCACAGTGAAGCAATCACCGTATCTTGAACATGCTGGTTTTATCAAATCACGTAAAGTGATCGATATGATCACAATCATGATGATTGCGTTAGTGTGTATGGCGTCTGGTCGAGCACCGTTTGTTGATACGGTGATGACAGAAAAATTATTGTCGACGCTGGCAATCGCCTTCATGGTGTTTATGTCATTACAGCAAGGTAAAAACCTATTTTTTCGCTGTTTTGCATTTGCTGGCAGTATCGGCTGGTTATTTTATGTGTATTCGTTAGCCGTTAACGGCGAAGCATATTTGCTGAGGTAA
- a CDS encoding SirB1 family protein: MMGFDANSALSEIELADDVAVDNNDINSQSEEFDEYDDELAEEVLMIDNVMLATLSAIEMITEKPLLEEAIIELDGLIELIEVDMQGFTREVEKRDQLLYLFYQQLGFAGNWRKWLELDSILLHKVISSRNGVPLSLGTVFMYFAEHFAVDVKGILFPGQFVLRFGHGKDETYVDPADGQVLTRHKLQVLLRGIEGNHALLTDDDLLEANNEIHYLRLLQVLKAALIRDEHFSYALRCIDLILELEPDEPYEIRDRGFLLQQLDCKKLASEDFAYFIEQCPDDPITRVLEAQVEELAVTNDTIH, translated from the coding sequence ATGATGGGATTTGATGCAAATTCAGCGCTGTCAGAAATAGAACTGGCAGACGATGTAGCAGTAGATAATAACGATATTAATAGTCAGAGTGAAGAATTTGACGAGTACGATGATGAGCTCGCTGAAGAAGTACTGATGATTGATAACGTCATGCTCGCGACACTATCAGCCATCGAAATGATAACGGAAAAACCGTTACTCGAAGAGGCTATTATCGAATTAGATGGGTTAATTGAGCTTATCGAGGTCGATATGCAAGGTTTTACTCGTGAAGTTGAAAAGCGAGACCAGTTATTGTATTTGTTTTATCAGCAATTGGGCTTTGCAGGCAACTGGCGTAAATGGTTAGAGCTTGATAGCATATTATTGCACAAAGTGATTAGCAGCCGTAATGGTGTACCACTGTCACTAGGCACGGTATTTATGTACTTTGCCGAGCATTTTGCAGTAGACGTCAAAGGGATATTATTCCCTGGTCAATTTGTGCTGCGTTTTGGTCATGGTAAAGACGAAACTTACGTTGATCCAGCTGACGGCCAAGTGCTGACTCGTCATAAATTACAAGTATTGTTACGCGGAATCGAAGGTAACCATGCCTTGTTAACGGATGATGATTTATTAGAAGCTAACAATGAAATACATTATTTGCGCTTACTACAGGTATTGAAAGCAGCGTTAATTCGTGATGAGCATTTTTCGTATGCATTACGTTGTATTGATTTAATTTTAGAACTTGAACCTGATGAACCGTATGAGATCCGCGATCGTGGCTTTTTATTGCAACAACTTGATTGTAAAAAATTAGCCAGTGAAGACTTTGCTTATTTTATTGAGCAGTGTCCAGATGATCCGATCACGCGAGTATTAGAAGCACAAGTTGAAGAGCTTGCTGTCACCAATGATACGATTCATTAA
- the kdsA gene encoding 3-deoxy-8-phosphooctulonate synthase, which translates to MNAKIVKIGNDIICANDLPFVLFGGINVLEDELSTLRAVEAYKTVTDKLGIPFVFKASFDKANRSSIHSFRGVGMEKGLNIFKRVKEEFNVPIITDIHTEAQCQPVADVVDVIQLPAFLARQTDLVQAMAATGAVINIKKPQFMSPHQVGNIVDKFAECGNDNVIICERGHCHGYDNLIVDPLAFGVMKEMTQGTPIILDSTHATQQRDAGSAASGGRRKQVPELSYAGLATGIAGLFIEAHENPAQARCDGPSALPFAKLEAFLTQAKAIDDVVKSFTAIDID; encoded by the coding sequence ATGAATGCAAAAATAGTAAAAATTGGTAATGATATTATTTGTGCCAACGATCTACCATTTGTGTTATTTGGTGGTATCAATGTATTAGAAGACGAACTGTCAACACTACGTGCTGTAGAAGCGTATAAGACGGTAACTGATAAACTGGGTATCCCTTTTGTATTTAAAGCGTCTTTTGACAAAGCTAACCGTTCAAGCATCCACTCATTCCGTGGTGTGGGCATGGAAAAAGGCTTAAACATTTTCAAACGTGTTAAAGAAGAATTCAATGTGCCAATCATTACTGATATTCATACTGAAGCACAGTGCCAACCGGTTGCCGATGTTGTTGATGTGATCCAATTACCTGCTTTCCTTGCTCGTCAAACCGATTTAGTCCAAGCAATGGCGGCAACAGGTGCAGTGATTAATATTAAAAAACCACAGTTTATGTCACCGCATCAAGTCGGTAACATCGTTGATAAGTTTGCCGAATGTGGTAATGATAACGTGATTATTTGTGAGCGTGGTCATTGTCACGGTTATGATAACCTGATCGTTGATCCATTAGCATTTGGTGTGATGAAAGAGATGACACAAGGTACGCCAATCATCCTAGACAGTACGCATGCAACACAACAGCGTGATGCGGGCAGTGCTGCATCTGGTGGTCGTCGTAAGCAAGTACCTGAATTAAGCTACGCAGGTTTAGCGACAGGTATTGCGGGCCTATTTATTGAAGCACATGAAAATCCGGCTCAAGCGCGTTGTGATGGACCATCGGCATTACCATTTGCTAAGTTAGAAGCCTTTTTAACACAAGCAAAAGCGATTGATGATGTAGTGAAGAGTTTTACTGCGATTGATATCGACTAA
- a CDS encoding transcriptional regulator GcvA — MSRRLPPLNSLRVFEAAARHSSFTRASEELYVTQAAVSHQIKALEEYLGIKLFRRQNRALFLTEEGQSYFLDIKDTFSSLVDATERLLARGAKGSLTVSLQPSFAIQWLVPRLSLFSELYPDIDVRIKAVDMDDGSLTDDVDVAIYYGRGKWKDLHAQKLHTEYLVPVCSPLLLNGPKPLKTPGDLKLHTLLHDTSRRDWTAWFKQTNITDINVNQGPIFSHTSMVLQAAVHGQGVALGHSVLAQPEIDAGRLVRPFNEVLVSKNAYYVVCREEQDELGKIVAFRDWMMSLVEVEQQAFVEN, encoded by the coding sequence ATGTCACGCAGACTTCCGCCTTTAAATTCGTTACGTGTTTTCGAAGCCGCCGCTAGACATTCTAGCTTTACGCGCGCATCTGAAGAACTTTATGTGACACAAGCCGCTGTTAGCCACCAAATTAAAGCGCTTGAAGAGTATCTGGGCATTAAATTGTTTCGTCGTCAAAACCGCGCGTTATTTTTAACGGAAGAAGGTCAGAGCTATTTTCTTGATATTAAAGATACGTTTTCTTCATTAGTGGATGCGACTGAGCGTTTATTAGCCAGAGGGGCAAAGGGGTCGTTGACGGTAAGTTTACAGCCGAGTTTTGCCATTCAATGGTTAGTGCCACGACTATCTTTATTTTCCGAACTGTATCCTGATATTGATGTACGTATTAAAGCGGTTGATATGGACGATGGTTCATTGACTGATGATGTTGATGTCGCGATTTATTATGGCCGTGGTAAATGGAAGGATTTACACGCGCAGAAACTACATACTGAGTATTTAGTCCCCGTTTGTTCACCGCTATTATTGAATGGACCGAAACCATTAAAAACCCCCGGTGATTTAAAATTACATACCTTATTACATGATACATCACGTCGTGATTGGACTGCTTGGTTTAAGCAAACCAACATTACGGATATCAATGTTAACCAAGGCCCCATTTTTAGTCACACATCAATGGTACTACAAGCGGCTGTACACGGCCAAGGTGTCGCATTAGGACACAGTGTGCTTGCGCAACCAGAAATCGATGCAGGTCGGTTGGTTCGTCCTTTTAATGAGGTGTTAGTGAGTAAAAATGCTTATTATGTGGTTTGTCGCGAAGAGCAAGATGAACTCGGTAAGATAGTGGCATTTCGTGATTGGATGATGTCCTTGGTAGAAGTAGAACAACAAGCGTTTGTGGAGAATTAA
- the rlmM gene encoding 23S rRNA (cytidine(2498)-2'-O)-methyltransferase RlmM: MNGVLLYCRPGYEKECAAEIQARATAMEAYGFAKVTPNSGYVVFECHSADDVDTLAKKLPLSSLIFARQMIALHARVDDMPLYDRVNPVVAACEGIEGMGELRVEMPDTNEGKELSKFCRKYTVPLRQSLRKNDHLLSKENKNRPVLHVFFIDNVSVYIGYSYSFNNSPLPMGIMRLKFPAKAPSRSTLKLEEAFHTFIPADQWDRRIGGAMRAVDLGACPGGWTYQLVQRSMFVVAIDNGAMAESLMETGQVKHFEEDGFKYEPAKTTIAWTNRKLNGNKVKVPENPPVDMLVCDMIEKPERVARLMCKWLMNAWCKEAIFNLKLPLKRRYHTLEDCLAILDKQLDDRFVVQAKHLYHDRDEVTVHVAWTHFIPEDK; this comes from the coding sequence ATGAATGGTGTTTTATTATATTGCCGTCCTGGTTATGAAAAAGAATGTGCTGCTGAGATCCAAGCACGAGCGACTGCCATGGAGGCGTATGGTTTTGCTAAAGTAACGCCAAATTCGGGCTATGTTGTGTTTGAATGTCACTCTGCTGACGATGTCGATACACTAGCGAAAAAATTACCACTTTCATCATTGATCTTTGCTCGTCAAATGATTGCACTGCATGCGCGTGTTGATGACATGCCACTTTACGACCGTGTAAACCCAGTTGTTGCCGCTTGTGAAGGCATTGAAGGTATGGGTGAGTTACGTGTGGAAATGCCTGATACCAATGAAGGTAAAGAGCTATCTAAATTCTGCCGTAAGTACACAGTGCCATTACGTCAATCACTGCGTAAAAATGATCATTTATTATCGAAAGAAAATAAAAACCGTCCTGTACTGCACGTATTCTTCATTGATAACGTGAGTGTTTATATCGGTTATTCATATAGCTTTAACAATTCGCCACTCCCTATGGGCATTATGCGTCTTAAGTTCCCAGCGAAAGCGCCAAGTCGTTCGACGCTAAAACTTGAAGAAGCATTCCACACCTTCATTCCAGCGGATCAGTGGGACCGACGTATCGGCGGTGCTATGCGTGCGGTTGATTTAGGCGCTTGTCCTGGTGGTTGGACGTATCAGTTAGTACAACGCAGTATGTTTGTTGTGGCAATTGATAACGGAGCAATGGCTGAAAGCCTGATGGAAACCGGTCAAGTTAAGCATTTCGAAGAAGATGGTTTTAAATATGAGCCAGCGAAAACGACGATTGCTTGGACTAACCGTAAATTGAATGGTAATAAGGTTAAGGTGCCTGAAAACCCGCCAGTAGATATGCTGGTATGTGACATGATTGAGAAACCTGAACGGGTGGCACGTCTCATGTGTAAGTGGTTAATGAATGCATGGTGTAAAGAAGCCATCTTTAACCTTAAGTTACCACTTAAACGTCGTTACCATACACTGGAAGATTGCTTAGCGATTTTAGATAAGCAATTGGATGACCGTTTTGTGGTTCAAGCCAAGCACCTTTACCATGATCGTGATGAAGTGACGGTACATGTTGCTTGGACACACTTCATTCCTGAAGACAAATAA
- a CDS encoding isocitrate dehydrogenase, producing MTQTRITVIPGDGIGPDIIESAIQILDKAGCNFAYDFADAGLAALQTSGELLPKATLDLIEKNKVALKGPLTTPVGAGFTSINVSLRKHFNLYANLRPVLSFKGTRSRYENIDIITVRENTQGMYSGAGQIVSDDGSEAEAKSIITRDGAERICVAAYELAKSENRKKVTAIHKANILKTTSGLFLEVAREVAKRYPEIESEEMIVDAACMNLVMYPERFDVIVTTNLFGDILSDLCAGLVGGLGMAPGANIGEDTAIFEAVHGSAPDIAGKNLANPTSVILASIQMLEYLEMKTQADNIRNAVRDVIESGDRTTRDLGGSHGTTDFTQAILERL from the coding sequence ATGACGCAAACAAGAATTACAGTGATCCCAGGTGATGGTATTGGTCCGGATATTATTGAGTCTGCAATTCAAATTTTAGATAAAGCTGGCTGTAATTTCGCATATGACTTTGCTGATGCAGGTCTTGCTGCTCTACAAACTTCAGGTGAGCTACTACCAAAAGCGACATTAGATTTAATCGAAAAGAATAAAGTAGCCTTAAAAGGTCCATTAACAACACCCGTTGGTGCAGGCTTTACTTCAATCAATGTATCATTACGTAAGCACTTCAATTTATACGCGAACTTACGCCCAGTATTATCATTTAAAGGCACGCGTAGCCGCTATGAAAACATCGATATCATTACCGTGCGTGAAAATACACAAGGTATGTACTCAGGTGCAGGGCAAATCGTATCTGATGACGGCAGTGAAGCGGAAGCAAAAAGTATTATTACCCGTGATGGTGCAGAGCGTATTTGTGTTGCAGCCTATGAATTAGCTAAATCAGAAAACCGCAAAAAAGTAACCGCAATCCACAAAGCTAACATCCTTAAAACAACGTCAGGCCTGTTCCTTGAAGTGGCGCGTGAAGTTGCAAAACGTTATCCTGAAATCGAATCAGAAGAAATGATCGTTGATGCGGCATGCATGAACTTAGTGATGTACCCTGAACGTTTCGACGTGATTGTGACGACTAACTTGTTTGGTGATATCTTATCTGACTTATGCGCAGGCTTAGTGGGCGGTTTAGGTATGGCTCCGGGCGCAAATATCGGTGAAGACACAGCTATCTTTGAAGCTGTACACGGTAGCGCACCTGATATCGCGGGTAAAAACCTAGCGAACCCAACATCAGTGATCTTAGCGTCGATTCAAATGCTAGAATACCTAGAGATGAAAACGCAAGCGGACAATATTCGTAACGCGGTACGTGATGTGATTGAATCTGGCGATAGAACAACACGTGATCTAGGTGGTAGTCATGGAACAACAGACTTTACCCAAGCTATCTTAGAACGCCTGTAA
- the xni gene encoding flap endonuclease Xni, translated as MPKNHLLIIDALNLIRRVHAVQLNQSDDPAAQINATRETIKHAVRKLLSITAPTHVVAVFDAEQTGWRHEIYPEYKANRKPMPESLQQALTFIQDDLWELNVDSLLTEQDEADDLIATLAIKMSAQQQPVTIISTDKGYCQLLTPYIQIRDYFNKRWLDQEFIDDKFGVKPQQLADYWALVGISGSHLAGVAGVGPKTATQLLTQYPNLDAIYASEELKPKLREKLDTHKEMAYITQQLAQLKIDIPLGFNLKDLRYQP; from the coding sequence ATGCCTAAAAATCACTTATTAATTATCGATGCATTAAATCTGATCCGTCGAGTACATGCAGTGCAACTAAATCAAAGTGATGATCCTGCTGCGCAAATTAACGCAACGCGTGAAACAATTAAGCATGCCGTAAGAAAACTACTCTCGATCACCGCGCCGACGCATGTTGTCGCGGTGTTTGATGCTGAGCAAACTGGTTGGCGACATGAGATCTATCCAGAATACAAAGCGAATCGTAAGCCGATGCCAGAGTCACTACAACAAGCGCTGACGTTCATCCAAGATGATCTGTGGGAATTAAACGTCGACTCGCTATTAACAGAGCAAGATGAAGCTGATGACTTAATTGCAACGCTCGCGATAAAGATGTCAGCCCAACAACAACCAGTCACCATTATCTCAACGGATAAAGGCTACTGCCAGCTACTAACACCTTACATTCAAATACGTGATTATTTTAATAAGCGCTGGTTAGATCAAGAATTTATCGACGATAAATTTGGCGTAAAACCACAGCAACTTGCGGATTATTGGGCATTAGTTGGGATCAGTGGCAGCCACTTAGCAGGAGTCGCCGGTGTAGGACCTAAAACAGCGACACAACTACTCACCCAGTACCCTAACTTAGATGCTATTTATGCGAGCGAAGAGTTAAAGCCCAAACTGCGAGAAAAACTTGATACGCATAAAGAGATGGCCTACATCACCCAGCAACTCGCCCAACTCAAAATTGATATTCCACTGGGATTCAATTTAAAAGACTTGCGATATCAGCCTTAA
- the ppnN gene encoding nucleotide 5'-monophosphate nucleosidase PpnN, whose protein sequence is MITHIKPVGSMDLLSQLEVDRLQQKATSDLYLLFRNCSLAVLNSGSRTDSSSEILKAFRNFDISVVQQERGVKLELHNAPEQAFVDGEIIRGIQEHLFSVLRDILYVDSYMEKVPVPKKDLSSFLTNQVFSILRNARVIKSDSDPNMVVCWGGHSIRSPEYEYAKMVGHELGLREMNICTGCGPGAMEGPMKGATVGHAKQRVAQRRYLGLTEPSIIAAEPPNPIVNELVILPDIEKRLEAFVRLSHGIIIFPGGAGTAEELLYLLGIMMHPENKRQPLPIVLTGPKESEEYFTTIDDFIGATLGFEAQKYYQIIIDDASSAAQIMKKAMQKTYEYRRAIGDAYSYNWSLKIELDFQVPFIPNHQHMAALNLNLEQAPEVLAMNLRKAFSGIVAGNVKDSGIKAIEKNGPFKLQGDPKLMQLMDNLLKSFIKQNRMKLPGSKYEPCYEIIKPS, encoded by the coding sequence ATGATCACCCACATCAAACCCGTCGGTAGTATGGATCTACTATCACAACTTGAAGTAGACCGCTTACAACAAAAAGCCACCAGTGATTTATATTTATTATTCCGCAATTGCTCGCTGGCGGTATTAAATTCCGGTTCTCGTACTGATTCAAGTAGTGAGATCTTAAAAGCTTTCCGTAACTTTGATATCAGTGTTGTCCAGCAAGAGCGTGGCGTCAAACTCGAGTTACACAACGCACCAGAGCAAGCTTTTGTCGATGGCGAAATAATTCGCGGTATTCAAGAGCATCTGTTTTCTGTATTACGCGATATTCTCTATGTTGATAGTTACATGGAAAAAGTCCCGGTACCAAAAAAGGACTTATCCTCATTTCTAACCAACCAAGTATTTTCTATCTTGCGTAATGCGCGCGTGATCAAATCAGATTCCGATCCCAATATGGTCGTTTGCTGGGGTGGGCATTCGATTCGCTCACCCGAATATGAATATGCCAAAATGGTAGGCCATGAATTAGGTTTACGCGAGATGAATATATGCACAGGTTGTGGACCCGGTGCGATGGAAGGGCCAATGAAAGGCGCAACGGTAGGTCATGCTAAGCAACGGGTAGCACAACGTCGTTACCTTGGCCTGACAGAGCCAAGCATCATCGCAGCAGAGCCGCCAAACCCTATCGTCAATGAATTAGTGATCTTACCGGATATAGAAAAGCGCTTAGAGGCCTTTGTCCGTCTTTCGCACGGCATTATCATTTTTCCAGGTGGTGCTGGCACAGCTGAAGAGCTACTCTATTTACTGGGCATCATGATGCACCCCGAGAATAAACGTCAGCCTTTACCCATCGTATTAACAGGTCCGAAAGAAAGTGAAGAGTACTTCACCACCATTGATGACTTTATTGGGGCGACATTGGGTTTTGAAGCGCAGAAGTATTATCAAATCATTATTGATGATGCGTCAAGTGCTGCGCAAATCATGAAAAAAGCGATGCAAAAAACCTACGAATACCGCCGCGCGATTGGTGATGCGTATTCTTATAATTGGAGTCTTAAAATTGAACTCGATTTTCAGGTGCCATTTATCCCCAACCACCAGCACATGGCAGCCTTAAACCTCAACCTTGAGCAAGCACCAGAAGTACTCGCAATGAACCTGCGTAAAGCCTTTTCAGGCATTGTCGCTGGTAACGTTAAAGACTCGGGGATCAAAGCGATTGAAAAAAATGGCCCATTTAAACTGCAAGGTGACCCGAAATTAATGCAATTAATGGACAATTTATTAAAAAGTTTCATAAAACAGAACAGAATGAAGCTTCCAGGTAGTAAATATGAGCCTTGTTATGAAATAATTAAGCCTAGCTAA
- a CDS encoding GGDEF domain-containing protein encodes MQISQDTHSVTPSSEANGYTKINTAMLLAFINRLLGATRGIDNELNIEVSKLKATLERSASDDEIITNIKQVERQVMLQPNVLSDSLKIADNAVSQAATSLINLLQHDPALTAELQLVLAEPKASAVVALQAKVQSLFCIYHNAIKNLQESSGDNNHNLSATAIAHKKICDDLQRLINELDFSGGFGSNLKKIRQRLLQGVASHELVDICLQIINNVIEGAREERLASKTFLHAIVEELNNIAYKFDNSLVDSDNISKKQMSLLENLKERIDILDLDISTSDNLEETKQHVQQGLEIISSSIQQQEQLLQDKIRLEAQIKAVQIQLEELKKETLLHTQRLEAQQHKLYLDSLTQVYNRTALDERFKLEFKRWQRYQTNTTIAMVDIDHFKNINDTFGHIAGDKALKIVARALQKSIKSADFIARFGGEEFVLLLSDLAPNEIQAVLDKLRNTIKNIPFRFKGKQISITISIGVTQFSADDNETVEPFERADQALYEAKSSGRDKVIIRI; translated from the coding sequence ATGCAGATATCACAAGATACGCATTCAGTAACACCATCAAGTGAGGCCAACGGCTACACTAAAATTAACACTGCAATGCTATTAGCCTTCATCAATCGTTTACTCGGTGCAACACGAGGGATCGATAACGAGCTAAACATTGAAGTGAGTAAACTGAAAGCCACTCTTGAGCGTAGTGCGTCTGACGATGAAATCATCACTAACATCAAACAGGTCGAACGTCAGGTAATGCTACAACCGAACGTATTATCTGATTCCTTAAAAATTGCTGATAATGCCGTATCCCAAGCAGCGACCTCACTCATCAACTTATTACAACACGACCCAGCACTGACCGCAGAATTACAATTAGTATTAGCGGAACCAAAAGCAAGTGCCGTCGTCGCATTACAAGCCAAAGTCCAATCACTTTTTTGCATTTATCATAATGCGATCAAAAATCTACAAGAATCTAGCGGCGATAATAACCATAACCTATCAGCAACAGCAATCGCCCATAAAAAGATATGTGATGATTTACAACGCTTAATCAATGAACTGGATTTTTCAGGTGGCTTTGGTTCTAATCTCAAAAAAATTCGCCAACGCTTATTGCAAGGTGTTGCAAGCCACGAACTCGTTGATATTTGCCTACAGATAATTAACAACGTGATTGAAGGTGCACGTGAAGAACGTCTCGCTTCAAAAACCTTTTTGCATGCCATCGTTGAAGAACTAAATAACATTGCTTATAAATTTGATAATTCATTAGTTGATAGCGACAACATCAGCAAAAAACAAATGAGTTTATTAGAAAACTTGAAAGAGCGTATTGATATTTTAGATCTCGATATCAGTACCAGCGATAACTTAGAAGAAACCAAACAACATGTGCAACAAGGGTTAGAGATCATTTCAAGCAGTATTCAGCAGCAGGAACAACTACTACAGGACAAGATCCGACTTGAAGCACAAATAAAAGCGGTACAAATCCAGCTTGAAGAACTTAAAAAAGAAACCTTGCTGCACACACAGCGTTTAGAAGCACAGCAGCATAAACTCTACCTAGATTCATTAACGCAAGTCTATAACCGCACCGCATTAGATGAGCGTTTTAAACTGGAATTCAAGCGTTGGCAACGTTATCAAACCAATACCACCATCGCGATGGTCGACATAGATCATTTTAAAAACATCAATGACACATTCGGACATATCGCCGGGGATAAAGCGCTTAAAATAGTCGCAAGGGCACTACAGAAATCAATTAAAAGTGCTGATTTTATTGCCCGCTTTGGTGGTGAAGAATTTGTATTGTTACTGAGTGATTTAGCGCCAAATGAAATACAAGCTGTGTTAGATAAACTGCGCAATACTATCAAAAACATCCCGTTTAGATTTAAAGGTAAACAAATCTCAATTACCATTTCAATCGGCGTCACCCAGTTCTCTGCCGACGACAACGAAACAGTGGAACCTTTTGAGCGTGCTGACCAAGCTTTATATGAAGCAAAAAGTTCGGGACGAGATAAAGTCATCATTAGGATCTAA